The following proteins are co-located in the Manihot esculenta cultivar AM560-2 chromosome 9, M.esculenta_v8, whole genome shotgun sequence genome:
- the LOC110623496 gene encoding protein NDL2 — MAESSDSVSIDIDILSFEGKEHVVKTSRGSISVYACGDQEKPALITYPDVALNYMSCFQGLFFCPEAASLLLHNFCIYHIDAPGHELGADVISSDVPLLSVDDLADQVAEVLDFFGLKEVLCLGVTAGAYILTLFAMKYKERVLGLILVSPICKAPSWTEWLYNKVLLNLLYFYGMCGVLKECLIQRYFSKEIRCGVHGAESDIIQACRRLLDERQSLNVMRFLQAINERHDLTNGLKELQCKTLIFVGESSQFHDESVYMSGKMGKKSCALVEVQACGSLVTEEHPYAMIIPIEFFLMGFGYHRQPHFASSSSNGSNPASPLSHCCIAPELLSPESLGIKLKPIKTRVNIEV; from the exons GAACATGTGGTGAAAACAAGCAGGGGTTCAATCTCAGTGTATGCGTGTGGTGATCAAGAGAAGCCTGCTTTGATAACATACCCAGATGTTGCTCTCAATT ACATGTCTTGCTTTCAAGGTCTCTTCTTTTGCCCGGAGGCAGCTTCTTTGTTGCTTCATAACTTCTGCATTTACCATATTGATGCCCCCGGGCATGAG TTGGGAGCTGATGTCATTTCTTCAGATGTTCCATTACTCAGTGTGGATGACTTAGCAGACCAAGTTGCTGAAGTGCTTGATTTCTTTGG GCTGAAAGAGGTCCTGTGCTTAGGCGTGACAGCAGGTGCTTACATCCTGACACTGTTTGCA ATGAAATACAAAGAACGAGTGCTTGGATTGATTCTTGTTTCCCCTATCTGCAAAGCTCCTTCATGGACTGAATGGCTTTACAATAAG GTGTTATTGAATTTGTTGTACTTCTATGGTATGTGTGGTGTATTGAAGGAGTGCCTTATACAGCGCTACTTCAGTAAG GAAAttaggtgtggtgtgcatggtgcagAATCAGACATCATTCAAGCATGTAGAAGG TTGCTGGATGAGAGGCAGAGTTTGAATGTCATGCGCTTTCTTCAAGCAATTAATGA GAGGCATGACCTTACAAATGGCTTGAAGGAGTTGCAGTGCAAGACACTTATTTTCGTCGGTGAAAGTAGTCAGTTTCACGACGAATCTGTGTATATGAGTGGCAAAATGGGCAAGAAAAGCTGTGCCCTTGTTGAG GTTCAGGCATGCGGCTCATTAGTGACAGAAGAGCATCCATATGCCATGATAATCCCTATTGAATTCTTTCTAATGGGATTTGGCTACCACAGACAACCTCATTTTGCTTCTTCATCAAGTAATGGCTCCAACCCAGCCAGTCCCTTGAGCCATTGTTGCATAGCACCAGAACTTCTCTCTCCAGAGAGTTTGGGGATCAAGCTCAAACCGATCAAAACACGTGTGAACATTGAAGTTTGA